The window TAACCTGATTTAAGGTAAGGCTATCATAATCATTTGATTTATGGCTTAATAATCTGTCAATCCGAATATGTGAAAAAGCGATAAATGCTTTGACAAATACAAGAGCTTCTTTTGAATATTGAATCTTTTCTATTTGTTTTTCCGCCTCTTCAATATTTAAGACACCCTCTACAAAAATTTCTTGATAATAATTTGTCACAAGATGTTCTAAGAATGTCAAGCAAGTATATGGGCTTATCCAGACATATTTAATATTATTTGCCATTCCATCTGCCCTGAGGCTTTTTATATTGCCCATCATTTTAGGGTTCTCAGATGCTATGGCTATTTGCTCCAAAAAATTGAGATGACCACCCCCGTACTTGAGACTTGTAAAATTCAAATACGGCTGATGTGAATTGTGTAGCCAATTTGCTAATAAAAGAAATGCTCCTTTCTTATAAGGTAAATTCACCAAATAGCTTTCTGCATCGAGCATATCTTCATCAAATATATCTTGAAATTCTATAAATCTAGTAACGCTATCCTTGTACATTGAATTATCAATTGATTAGAGCTCAAAACTTTAATGTAAATAAATAATGTTAGTTCATCAACTCTTATAGCTACAAGCTTTCTAAATATAGTGCCCTATAGCTGGAAATGCTGAGCCTTTGTTAATGTTTGTTACACCACCAGCTGGCCAGGGTGAATACTTTGAAAGTTGGGCCGGGATTGCACGTGCCCCTACAGGCCAGCAGGGGTAGGGGGGCTTTTTTAATTTTTGCCAGGGGGGTGGCTAGCTGGCTATTTCCCCCTCGTTTATTTCTGCCAGAGTTGTCTTAACCTTATGTACAGTGCTCATAGAGCAACGGCATAATTTTACAATCTCAGGATAGCTCCTACCTAAGGCAAGGTACTTCTGTATGTCCTTATGCTTGTTTAGGAACTTCTCCTTACTCTCATTGCTGCCTACTAGTCTGCCGGTCGTTAGTCCCTGGGCTTTCCTGTTCCTTATACCGGACTTTATTCTATAGCTCAGGCTTTCTGATTCCATTCTAGCTATATCCGATATAATAGTAATGATGAGCTTATTAAATATCCTGTCCTTTTCGCTGTCTGCCCCTAGGGTAATGCCTAGGTTATGGATGTAAAGGCAAATATCCTTTTCCTCCAGGTCATGTATAAGGGTAAGGGTTTCTCTGGTATTCCTGCCTAATCGGGATATTTCAGAAATCATTATACACCGTATAGACTCCTTGTCTATATACTTTAGCATTTTCTGCAGCTCTACTCTCTCCTCCATGCTTTTAGAGAACCCACTTACATTCTCTGAGAAAACCTTTACTATCTGGAAGCCCTCTACCTGCTTAAGGTCGTTAACCTGTCTTTTAGTGGATTGGTCTGAGGTACTAACTCTGGTGTAA of the Flammeovirgaceae bacterium 311 genome contains:
- a CDS encoding Resolvase domain protein (COG1961 Site-specific recombinases, DNA invertase Pin homologs), which encodes MQAVAYTRVSTSDQSTKRQVNDLKQVEGFQIVKVFSENVSGFSKSMEERVELQKMLKYIDKESIRCIMISEISRLGRNTRETLTLIHDLEEKDICLYIHNLGITLGADSEKDRIFNKLIITIISDIARMESESLSYRIKSGIRNRKAQGLTTGRLVGSNESKEKFLNKHKDIQKYLALGRSYPEIVKLCRCSMSTVHKVKTTLAEINEGEIAS